The following are encoded together in the Serratia sp. UGAL515B_01 genome:
- a CDS encoding gamma-glutamylcyclotransferase, producing the protein MLTREFLQKADCKTAFGTIEESLLLTPEQRAASLASTLAKRPDNSPVWIFGYGSLMWNPVFESEEVRPATLQGWHRAFCLRLTVGRGTLNQPGRMLALQEGGQTTGLAFRLPENTLCEELELLWKREMITDCYLPTWCDLALGDGNVVTALVFVMNPQHPLFEADTRHQVIAPLIASASGPLGSNAQYLFALNDELQNYGMKDDCIGELVKYVHEWLQQDKSGSFSDEAIA; encoded by the coding sequence GTGTTAACTCGAGAATTTCTGCAAAAAGCAGATTGTAAAACTGCATTTGGCACAATTGAGGAGTCGTTATTACTGACTCCGGAACAACGTGCAGCATCATTAGCATCTACACTAGCAAAACGTCCTGATAATAGCCCTGTATGGATTTTCGGTTATGGCTCTTTGATGTGGAATCCGGTATTTGAATCTGAAGAAGTGCGTCCTGCAACCTTGCAAGGCTGGCATCGAGCTTTTTGTCTGCGCTTGACCGTTGGGCGAGGAACACTGAATCAACCGGGGCGTATGCTTGCCTTGCAAGAAGGTGGCCAAACTACAGGTCTGGCTTTTCGCTTGCCGGAAAATACGTTGTGTGAAGAACTAGAGCTACTGTGGAAACGGGAAATGATCACCGATTGTTATTTACCAACCTGGTGTGACTTGGCCCTGGGAGACGGTAACGTTGTGACCGCACTGGTGTTTGTAATGAATCCACAGCATCCGTTGTTTGAGGCTGATACTCGTCATCAGGTGATTGCTCCGCTGATCGCCAGTGCTAGCGGTCCGTTAGGGTCAAACGCTCAATATCTGTTTGCATTGAATGATGAACTGCAGAACTACGGAATGAAAGATGACTGTATAGGTGAGCTGGTCAAGTATGTGCATGAATGGTTGCAACAAGATAAATCGGGCTCTTTTAGTGATGAGGCGATAGCCTGA
- the chaA gene encoding sodium-potassium/proton antiporter ChaA translates to MKSHNDPGRTKSRHTEYSLIFPIAALVILNLWGSTSNFLLIIGINILALVGILSSAFSVVRHADVLAHRLGEPYGSLILSLSVVILEVSLISALMATGDAAPALMRDTLYSIIMIVTAGLVGFALLLGGRKFATQFVNLGGIKQYLMAIFPLSVIVLVLPSALPGGNFSVGQSLLVAAISAAMYGVFLLIQTKTHQSLFVYEHEDDDGDSHHGKPSSHSSLRHAGWLIIHLVAVIAVTKFNANPLEGLLTRLNAPAQFTGFLVALLILSPEGLGALRAVLNNQVQRAMNLFFGSVLATISLTVPAVTIIATLTGQTLIFGLQAPHIVVMMTVLLLCHISFSTGKTNVLNGTAHLALFAAYMMTIFA, encoded by the coding sequence ATGAAGTCGCACAACGATCCTGGCCGAACCAAATCCCGCCATACTGAGTATTCGCTCATTTTCCCCATTGCAGCACTGGTTATTCTTAATCTTTGGGGCTCAACCAGCAATTTTCTATTGATTATCGGTATTAACATTTTAGCTTTGGTGGGTATTCTCAGCAGCGCTTTCAGCGTGGTACGCCATGCCGACGTACTCGCACATAGGTTAGGTGAACCCTATGGTTCACTCATCCTCAGCCTGTCTGTGGTGATCCTTGAAGTCAGCCTGATCTCAGCTCTAATGGCAACAGGCGACGCGGCCCCGGCACTGATGCGTGATACGCTGTATTCGATCATCATGATTGTGACCGCAGGTCTGGTGGGATTCGCATTGTTGCTCGGCGGACGAAAATTTGCCACGCAATTCGTTAATCTTGGCGGCATCAAACAGTATCTGATGGCGATTTTCCCCCTGTCGGTGATCGTGTTGGTATTGCCAAGCGCCTTGCCAGGGGGCAACTTCAGCGTCGGCCAGTCACTGCTGGTTGCAGCAATATCGGCAGCGATGTACGGCGTGTTTCTGCTGATCCAAACCAAAACTCACCAGAGTCTATTCGTGTACGAACACGAAGATGATGACGGTGACTCGCATCACGGTAAACCCTCTTCGCATAGCAGTCTGCGGCACGCAGGCTGGTTGATCATACACCTCGTGGCAGTTATTGCTGTAACCAAATTTAACGCCAACCCACTTGAGGGGTTACTCACCAGACTGAACGCACCTGCACAGTTCACTGGTTTCCTGGTTGCATTATTAATCCTGTCGCCTGAAGGTTTAGGGGCACTCCGAGCCGTGCTGAACAATCAGGTGCAACGCGCAATGAACCTGTTTTTCGGTTCTGTTCTCGCTACCATTTCGCTCACCGTACCGGCGGTAACGATCATTGCCACCTTAACTGGCCAGACGTTAATCTTCGGCCTACAGGCACCACACATAGTCGTAATGATGACAGTATTGCTGCTTTGCCACATTTCCTTTTCTACTGGCAAAACCAACGTGTTAAATGGCACTGCGCACTTGGCCTTGTTTGCCGCTTATATGATGACCATTTTCGCTTAA
- a CDS encoding siderophore-interacting protein has product MTKTSQNRAPYLIEVANLYDITPHLRRITFRAPDLHYYPAETAAAHIKIFLPREGQTQPDLPTLSENGPIWATNAIRPFIRTYSIRAIRPELGEIDIEFALHDHSGPAVEFARKAKAGDKIGISNPGGPKPMLPEAHFYCMAGDPSSLPAIAALLENLPAHHKGHAFIRVDTPSDVLDLQRPIGFELDWIIGSTEKTKELISQFCSLQRSQNGTYFWLAGEDRLVVELRRYLRRELHCDRNQLYAVPYWREGVNEESYHNKRHEIMDNIDS; this is encoded by the coding sequence ATGACCAAAACCTCACAAAACCGTGCGCCTTATCTGATCGAAGTCGCCAACCTGTACGACATCACCCCACATCTACGCCGCATTACATTTAGGGCACCCGACCTACATTACTACCCGGCTGAAACCGCTGCCGCCCATATAAAGATTTTTCTGCCGCGTGAGGGGCAAACGCAACCAGACTTACCTACCCTGAGCGAGAATGGCCCGATCTGGGCCACCAACGCCATACGCCCGTTCATTCGTACCTATTCTATCCGCGCCATCAGGCCAGAGTTGGGGGAGATTGATATTGAGTTTGCTTTGCACGATCACAGCGGCCCGGCGGTAGAGTTTGCTCGTAAGGCTAAAGCGGGTGACAAAATTGGTATCAGTAACCCTGGTGGTCCCAAGCCTATGCTGCCAGAAGCTCATTTTTACTGTATGGCTGGTGATCCTTCTTCTCTACCTGCAATTGCCGCTCTATTGGAAAACCTGCCAGCACACCATAAAGGGCATGCGTTTATCCGTGTCGATACCCCATCAGATGTGCTTGATTTGCAGAGGCCCATAGGTTTTGAATTAGACTGGATCATCGGTAGCACAGAGAAGACCAAAGAACTTATCTCTCAGTTCTGCTCACTACAGCGCTCACAAAACGGTACCTACTTCTGGTTAGCAGGTGAAGATCGTCTGGTGGTCGAGTTAAGGCGCTATCTACGCCGCGAGCTACATTGCGATCGTAACCAGCTTTATGCCGTGCCATACTGGCGTGAGGGAGTAAATGAAGAGAGTTACCACAATAAAAGGCATGAAATAATGGATAATATTGACTCCTGA